A region of Candidatus Nezhaarchaeota archaeon DNA encodes the following proteins:
- the sucD gene encoding succinate--CoA ligase subunit alpha, producing MGILVNKDTRVIVQGITGRLGSAQTKMMLEYGTKIVAGVTPGRGGETIFGIPVYDSVEEALREHEADASVLYVPAPSLKEAAFEAMEAGIKFMVIITDWVPVHDALEIKAFASRLGARYIGPNTPGITVPGEIKLGMIHTVTPGNIAVISRSGTLTGEVTNLLTTSGLGQSVVLGLGGDPVVGLRLKEVLELLERDEHTEAIVIIGEIGGTMEEEAADYIRRHVSKPVAAFIAGITAPPEKRMGHAGAIITGGRGTAESKISALKSAGVKIAKTPWDLPTLLKDMLRR from the coding sequence ATGGGCATACTTGTTAATAAAGATACGCGCGTAATAGTTCAAGGTATAACTGGAAGATTAGGTTCTGCTCAAACAAAGATGATGCTAGAGTATGGAACGAAAATAGTTGCAGGAGTAACTCCTGGAAGAGGTGGAGAGACTATTTTTGGAATTCCAGTCTATGATTCCGTTGAAGAAGCTTTGAGGGAGCATGAAGCTGATGCCTCAGTGCTGTATGTGCCAGCACCATCTTTAAAGGAGGCTGCGTTTGAGGCGATGGAGGCTGGCATAAAGTTTATGGTAATCATAACTGATTGGGTGCCAGTTCATGACGCCCTTGAAATAAAGGCTTTTGCAAGTAGGCTTGGAGCTCGCTATATAGGGCCAAATACCCCCGGCATAACGGTACCAGGTGAAATAAAGCTTGGTATGATACACACAGTGACGCCAGGCAACATCGCGGTGATTTCAAGAAGCGGAACATTAACCGGTGAAGTTACCAATCTCCTTACCACTAGCGGCTTAGGTCAAAGCGTAGTACTTGGATTAGGAGGAGATCCAGTTGTAGGTCTACGTCTAAAGGAGGTTCTAGAGTTACTAGAGAGGGATGAACATACCGAGGCCATAGTAATAATAGGCGAGATAGGTGGTACGATGGAGGAGGAGGCTGCTGATTACATAAGGAGGCACGTCAGTAAGCCTGTTGCCGCCTTCATAGCTGGTATCACAGCTCCACCGGAGAAGAGGATGGGGCATGCTGGTGCCATAATAACGGGAGGACGTGGTACTGCAGAGAGTAAGATAAGTGCCTTAAAGAGCGCAGGAGTTAAGATTGCAAAAACTCCATGGGATCTTCCAACGCTATTAAAAGATATGTTAAGGCGATAG
- a CDS encoding DUF2148 domain-containing protein, with the protein MVVDMLRLEGDGLKVVAGLMAVAAKTAPKAYGTDCIETALIEGNEKEELAKYMDKLAEELKSPLYRRDADSVRISGAVLLIGLKDGGEVTNADCGACGFPTCSEMLKNRRAGLLFPGPTCIVRAIDLGIAIGSAVKTCSILNVDNRVMFRVGVAAKRLGYLKSDIVIGIPLAVRSKSPFFDRKL; encoded by the coding sequence ATGGTTGTTGATATGTTGAGGCTTGAAGGTGATGGTTTGAAGGTCGTTGCTGGGCTTATGGCTGTAGCGGCTAAGACTGCACCGAAAGCTTATGGTACTGATTGCATTGAGACGGCTTTGATTGAGGGTAATGAAAAGGAGGAGCTGGCGAAGTACATGGATAAGCTGGCAGAGGAGCTTAAGAGCCCACTGTATAGAAGGGATGCAGATAGCGTTAGGATTTCAGGTGCTGTGCTCTTAATAGGTCTTAAAGATGGTGGAGAGGTCACCAATGCTGATTGTGGTGCATGTGGATTTCCTACATGTAGTGAGATGCTGAAGAATAGGAGAGCAGGACTATTATTCCCTGGCCCCACGTGCATAGTTAGGGCTATAGACCTAGGCATAGCTATAGGCTCGGCTGTTAAAACTTGCTCAATTCTAAACGTTGATAATAGAGTGATGTTTAGGGTTGGTGTTGCAGCTAAAAGGTTGGGCTACTTGAAGAGTGACATAGTAATAGGGATCCCACTTGCAGTGAGGAGCAAGAGCCCCTTCTTTGATAGGAAGTTATGA
- a CDS encoding DUF2119 domain-containing protein, whose product MKIYILRSKRGGLIRLIVGGLHGREGKSIGPLLKQLTLERGPKSGMLIVVPSLCAMSKYVSTLNNKYFNTRGGRRLLKLLHICKPDVYVEVHCYARRAYRSLTSSLRMIRKGVPRFIELEGGVLIGSPSPQILTLNLFKLGITFEVPCNSRDWGVILRLLRIVRDENSVEGVLDKLMMLYPKQMAEAIELFNIYEEVSKFKLPVTPCRL is encoded by the coding sequence TTGAAGATCTACATACTTAGATCAAAGAGGGGAGGCTTAATAAGACTCATAGTCGGGGGGCTTCATGGTAGAGAGGGGAAGTCTATTGGCCCCCTGCTTAAACAGCTCACCTTGGAGAGGGGACCTAAAAGCGGCATGTTGATAGTAGTACCATCTCTATGCGCAATGTCAAAGTACGTAAGCACACTTAACAACAAGTACTTTAACACTAGAGGTGGTAGAAGGCTTCTAAAGTTACTGCATATATGTAAACCTGATGTGTACGTTGAAGTTCACTGCTACGCGAGGAGGGCATACAGATCCCTCACAAGTTCCTTAAGGATGATTAGGAAGGGGGTCCCACGGTTCATAGAGCTTGAGGGTGGAGTGCTAATAGGCTCTCCATCACCACAAATTTTAACATTAAACTTGTTTAAGCTCGGCATAACGTTTGAGGTTCCATGCAATAGTAGGGATTGGGGGGTCATCCTGAGGCTTCTTAGAATCGTAAGGGATGAGAACTCCGTAGAGGGGGTCCTCGACAAGTTGATGATGTTGTATCCAAAGCAGATGGCCGAGGCCATTGAGCTATTCAATATTTACGAGGAGGTAAGTAAATTTAAGTTACCGGTCACCCCATGTCGGCTATAA
- a CDS encoding CBS domain-containing protein, with translation MRLSDLAHTSNYTKVSFEDPLATVISSLSRGINVLLVVDSSDKLRGVITIMRVLNLISTLSVGSRFVSSSISLFIDERPLSMHHKYPVEAALQLMVEEGKSYIVMVDGLKAVGLLTHRCFLKRLLGAKFKLNFDKIVLRNVTTLLAHNSLAEAYKLMLESGYYEVPVVEDELIGVLRGSDIITEVIGRSMRELRTIKVYGKCKVIERPAKDINEVLEVAFREGLNLIPVSRDGEGVSFVKLEDLFFHMIKELGAFNVAEIIRGHAASKSIIAHGE, from the coding sequence ATGAGGTTAAGCGACTTAGCTCACACCAGTAATTACACTAAAGTAAGTTTTGAAGATCCCCTTGCAACAGTCATAAGCTCCTTATCTCGTGGGATTAACGTCCTCCTAGTTGTGGATAGTAGTGATAAGCTTCGAGGAGTAATCACCATTATGAGGGTCTTAAACCTGATATCAACTCTTAGCGTCGGTTCTAGGTTCGTTAGCAGTTCGATAAGCCTCTTCATAGATGAGAGGCCTCTATCCATGCATCACAAGTATCCAGTGGAGGCTGCTCTTCAATTAATGGTTGAGGAGGGTAAGAGCTACATAGTAATGGTTGATGGGTTGAAGGCCGTAGGCCTACTGACTCATCGATGCTTCCTCAAGAGGTTGTTGGGTGCGAAGTTTAAGCTTAACTTTGACAAGATTGTTTTAAGAAATGTTACAACACTTTTAGCTCACAATAGCCTTGCTGAGGCCTATAAGCTCATGCTTGAATCCGGTTATTATGAAGTTCCCGTAGTTGAGGATGAACTTATTGGGGTCTTGAGGGGTAGCGATATAATAACTGAAGTTATTGGAAGGAGTATGAGAGAGCTTAGGACCATTAAGGTCTATGGCAAGTGCAAAGTGATTGAGAGGCCCGCTAAAGACATAAACGAGGTATTAGAGGTGGCCTTTCGAGAAGGCTTGAACTTGATACCCGTATCGAGGGATGGCGAGGGTGTAAGCTTTGTTAAGCTAGAAGACCTCTTCTTCCACATGATCAAGGAGCTTGGGGCATTCAATGTTGCTGAAATCATTAGGGGCCACGCAGCTTCTAAGAGCATCATAGCACATGGTGAGTGA
- a CDS encoding acyl-CoA dehydrogenase, producing the protein MTKTTDFYLINELLSEEERLVRDSVREFLQKEVAPLIIDAWHKEEPLDLRLLAKKFGELGMLGSFIPEEYGCPGMNYTSFGLICQEVEMVDSALRSFVAVTSGLVMFPIWQYGSEEQRKKYLPKLARGEIIGCFGMTEPNVGSDPASMEATAKRVGDEWILNGNKTWISEGGIADIAIIWARDVDDKRIKGFIVERGTPGFEQKSITKKGSMRAGDVGELYLSDCRVAEENRLPKAIGLRYALSCLDPARFGIAWGAIGAAIDCYLTALEYAKNRKQFGAPIASYQLIQEKLVEMFTEITKGQLVAWRLGRLMDAGKATPEQISFAKRNNVRVARFCARTAREILGANGISLEYSPIRHMANIESVYTYEGTDDIHTLILGRYITGINAFKREIVGQ; encoded by the coding sequence TTGACTAAAACCACCGATTTTTACCTTATTAATGAGCTTTTAAGTGAAGAAGAGCGTCTCGTGAGAGACTCGGTGAGAGAGTTCCTTCAGAAGGAGGTTGCACCACTCATTATAGATGCATGGCACAAAGAAGAACCATTGGATTTAAGGCTACTCGCCAAGAAGTTTGGAGAGCTTGGGATGCTTGGGAGCTTCATACCAGAGGAGTATGGATGTCCAGGCATGAACTACACATCCTTTGGCTTAATATGCCAAGAAGTTGAGATGGTTGATAGTGCACTTAGAAGCTTTGTCGCCGTAACGTCTGGACTAGTCATGTTTCCAATATGGCAGTATGGAAGTGAAGAGCAAAGAAAGAAGTATTTACCGAAGCTTGCGCGTGGAGAGATAATTGGCTGCTTCGGTATGACGGAGCCAAACGTTGGAAGTGATCCTGCCAGTATGGAGGCAACCGCAAAAAGGGTTGGAGATGAGTGGATATTGAATGGGAACAAAACTTGGATAAGTGAGGGTGGAATCGCAGACATAGCAATTATATGGGCTAGGGATGTTGATGACAAAAGGATAAAAGGCTTCATAGTAGAGAGGGGGACGCCTGGATTTGAACAAAAGTCAATAACAAAGAAGGGCTCAATGAGGGCTGGAGACGTGGGGGAGCTTTACCTATCTGATTGTAGAGTTGCTGAAGAGAACAGGCTTCCAAAAGCCATTGGGTTAAGGTACGCTCTAAGTTGTCTTGATCCAGCAAGGTTTGGAATCGCTTGGGGGGCTATAGGAGCCGCGATTGATTGTTATTTAACCGCATTAGAGTATGCGAAGAACAGAAAGCAGTTTGGGGCACCAATAGCATCCTATCAGCTAATTCAAGAAAAGCTTGTTGAGATGTTTACAGAGATAACTAAGGGTCAGCTCGTTGCTTGGCGTTTAGGTAGGTTAATGGATGCTGGAAAAGCCACACCTGAACAGATATCCTTCGCGAAAAGAAATAATGTTCGAGTTGCAAGGTTCTGTGCTAGAACTGCGAGAGAGATCTTAGGTGCGAACGGGATAAGCCTCGAGTACTCGCCCATAAGGCACATGGCTAACATAGAGAGCGTCTACACGTATGAGGGGACAGATGATATTCACACGCTCATACTGGGAAGATACATTACCGGCATTAATGCATTCAAAAGAGAGATTGTAGGTCAATAA
- a CDS encoding acyl-CoA/acyl-ACP dehydrogenase, translating into MLENDVLLTEDEIKLREEVKEFVKTVDPELLRKMDRNEIDYPFEFVKEAARRRLLGLRFSEDYGGRGLSWTAESVAMEEMGVLGMGLGCAYAMVSIVGEAINRFGTRWQKEEFLKPLIRGEKIAAEGLTEPRGGSDFFGTTTKAEKMGDLWILNGEKRFIAGGKVADFFLIYARTDPNAPSHNALTAFIVERDMGIEVQEVYNLLGFRGMGTARIVLKDVEVPKEYVLGEVNGARVVFNRMMIPERLTSAAGAVGLARAALEVAVKYSDKRKAFGRKIREFQGVSFMVSEAITMLDAARALVYTAAKAVDLHDIGKFDDPRRLVSEAKYFATEVGWDVVNKAVQILGGIGYTQVYPIERMLRDMRLAPIWTGSNEIMKLLIQHETYKMMGLPKDERDYERDAMDWYKVWEKVYE; encoded by the coding sequence TTGTTGGAAAACGATGTTTTATTAACAGAGGATGAAATTAAACTCAGAGAAGAGGTTAAAGAGTTTGTCAAGACTGTTGATCCAGAGCTACTAAGGAAGATGGATAGGAACGAGATAGATTATCCATTCGAGTTCGTGAAGGAGGCGGCGAGGAGGAGGCTTCTTGGTCTTAGATTCTCAGAGGATTATGGTGGTAGAGGATTAAGCTGGACGGCGGAGAGCGTTGCAATGGAGGAGATGGGGGTTCTAGGGATGGGACTTGGTTGTGCTTATGCCATGGTGAGCATAGTTGGTGAGGCCATAAACCGTTTCGGCACAAGGTGGCAGAAAGAGGAGTTCTTAAAACCACTCATAAGGGGGGAAAAGATAGCAGCTGAAGGCCTTACAGAGCCGAGGGGTGGTAGCGACTTCTTTGGTACGACCACTAAAGCAGAGAAGATGGGGGACCTCTGGATTCTCAACGGTGAGAAGCGCTTCATAGCTGGCGGTAAGGTTGCAGACTTCTTCTTAATTTATGCACGAACAGATCCAAATGCTCCCAGCCACAATGCGCTCACAGCTTTCATTGTTGAGAGAGACATGGGAATTGAAGTTCAGGAGGTCTACAATCTCCTAGGTTTTAGGGGGATGGGAACGGCGAGGATAGTCCTCAAGGATGTTGAGGTTCCCAAGGAATATGTGCTGGGTGAAGTCAACGGTGCAAGAGTAGTATTCAATAGAATGATGATACCGGAGAGGCTAACCTCTGCTGCAGGAGCCGTAGGCTTAGCGAGAGCTGCGTTAGAGGTAGCTGTTAAGTACTCGGATAAGCGAAAAGCCTTTGGAAGGAAGATAAGAGAGTTTCAGGGTGTAAGCTTCATGGTATCTGAGGCCATAACCATGCTTGATGCTGCAAGAGCCTTGGTCTATACAGCTGCGAAGGCTGTGGACCTACACGATATCGGGAAGTTCGATGATCCACGCCGTTTAGTAAGTGAAGCGAAGTACTTCGCAACTGAAGTGGGTTGGGACGTCGTTAACAAGGCAGTACAGATCCTTGGAGGAATTGGATATACTCAAGTATACCCAATTGAAAGGATGCTTCGTGACATGCGCTTAGCACCCATATGGACTGGCAGCAATGAGATTATGAAGCTACTAATTCAGCATGAGACCTACAAGATGATGGGCCTACCCAAAGATGAGAGGGACTACGAGAGGGATGCGATGGACTGGTATAAAGTATGGGAGAAGGTGTATGAATAA
- a CDS encoding archaemetzincin family Zn-dependent metalloprotease: MLTAQNKLLKVLLQALGHIPDNVMEDVAFRLSRVFKSLTFDISQKHIDVPTHAFNEGRRQYNSSIILEELSHLYNKGVFEGYERVIGLVDVDAYVLGLNFVFGEALLNGPVAIVYLARLKPEFYGGPSNYELFIERICKEIVHELGHTIGLRHCANPRCVMHFSNNIIDTDYKSMLFCARCQSIISRILTLFV, encoded by the coding sequence GTGTTAACCGCTCAAAACAAGCTTCTTAAAGTCCTCCTACAAGCCTTGGGTCACATACCCGATAACGTTATGGAGGACGTAGCCTTTAGGCTCAGCCGCGTCTTCAAGTCGTTAACGTTTGACATCTCGCAGAAGCACATTGACGTACCCACTCACGCATTTAATGAGGGTAGGAGGCAATACAACTCTTCAATAATTCTTGAGGAGCTATCACACTTGTACAATAAGGGGGTGTTTGAAGGCTACGAGAGGGTTATCGGACTCGTTGATGTAGATGCATATGTACTCGGGTTAAACTTCGTCTTCGGCGAAGCCCTCCTAAATGGACCAGTAGCTATAGTTTACCTCGCTAGACTTAAACCCGAGTTTTATGGTGGACCATCGAATTATGAGCTCTTCATTGAGAGGATTTGCAAGGAGATTGTCCATGAGCTTGGTCACACCATAGGACTTAGACATTGTGCTAATCCTCGTTGTGTAATGCATTTTAGCAACAACATAATCGACACCGACTACAAGAGCATGTTATTCTGTGCAAGGTGTCAATCAATAATATCTAGGATACTGACACTATTTGTTTGA
- a CDS encoding acetate--CoA ligase family protein yields MRLYEYEAKAIFNRFGIPIPQGWLVSTSKDARNAVSKLSRPAVLKAQLLIGGRGKSGGIRFVKTPEEAEEEAEKLFKTEIGGLKVTKLLIEEKIDIVKELYLSVSVDSTYGSPIVMASSEGGVDIEDIARIHPEKIIMFRPDIIKGLREHEARRILKQVGLSGSILIEATNILCRLYQVFRAYDAEIAEINPLAVTNDRKVIAIDARLNVDDHALFRHPELEALRGERFENPLELEGHRRGVNYVDLKGNIAVMGNGAGLVMMLLDAIKIYGGQPACFLDAGGGMTAQRVENALDLLLMKAERDRDVKVIFFAFWFMISPAEETTKGFLNAISKRRPQIPIIGVIQGVGAQQAAETLRKAGIKCYPTIEDGIKAAIEIAKG; encoded by the coding sequence ATGCGTCTCTACGAGTATGAGGCTAAGGCTATTTTTAATAGATTTGGAATACCTATTCCACAAGGTTGGCTTGTAAGTACTTCGAAAGATGCTCGCAATGCTGTCTCTAAATTGAGTAGACCAGCTGTATTGAAAGCTCAGCTCCTCATTGGTGGCCGTGGAAAAAGTGGTGGCATAAGGTTTGTGAAAACACCTGAAGAGGCTGAAGAGGAGGCTGAGAAGCTTTTTAAGACTGAGATAGGTGGTTTAAAAGTCACTAAGCTTCTTATTGAAGAGAAGATTGATATCGTAAAAGAGCTTTATTTGAGTGTAAGTGTGGATAGCACATACGGCTCGCCTATAGTAATGGCTAGCTCCGAGGGTGGAGTTGACATAGAGGATATTGCTCGTATCCACCCAGAAAAAATCATAATGTTTCGACCAGACATTATAAAGGGGCTAAGAGAGCATGAGGCTAGGAGGATACTTAAGCAGGTAGGCTTAAGTGGCAGTATCTTGATAGAAGCGACCAACATATTGTGTAGGCTCTATCAAGTTTTCAGAGCGTATGACGCCGAGATAGCTGAAATTAACCCGTTAGCTGTGACCAATGATAGGAAGGTCATTGCCATTGATGCCAGATTAAATGTGGATGACCATGCACTATTTAGACACCCCGAGCTAGAGGCATTAAGGGGTGAGCGGTTCGAAAATCCTCTTGAACTTGAAGGTCATAGAAGAGGAGTGAATTATGTTGACCTCAAGGGCAACATAGCTGTTATGGGTAATGGAGCGGGGCTCGTCATGATGCTTCTAGATGCTATAAAAATTTATGGAGGCCAACCAGCATGCTTCTTAGACGCTGGTGGAGGCATGACAGCACAGAGGGTGGAGAATGCCCTCGACCTTCTTTTAATGAAGGCTGAAAGGGATCGTGACGTAAAGGTAATTTTTTTCGCCTTCTGGTTCATGATATCCCCTGCTGAGGAGACAACTAAGGGGTTCCTCAATGCAATATCGAAGAGGAGGCCTCAAATACCGATAATCGGGGTGATTCAAGGAGTAGGTGCACAACAGGCTGCTGAGACCCTAAGGAAAGCCGGTATAAAGTGTTACCCCACGATAGAGGATGGCATCAAGGCGGCCATTGAAATTGCAAAGGGGTGA
- a CDS encoding radical SAM protein, whose product MEGQGYLRGSCETETPEGLRRACQVTLKREKGSWFRLIEAIQLSRPEDYLSIYQSGCNHTCLKCHSWYFTQRATGVWMSTDRIAEVAADYMKMVTVKEPRHRATMWHATDLCRHCGMCVLTGERHPLCPNTLSPDQIVLSPQGWGPARNIVSFTGGDIACRAEFYAEAAEKIKRECSDVWVLLETNGYGLTPKNLEVLASGGVDSFWLDIKAYDEAIYRNLCGTTNKWILEAPKLIVEAGFVLEVLTLYIPGWVELDQIAKIAKLIADVDKSIPFTILAFFPEYKLRNVRSPTLYEMISAYFMAKNCGLENVKLGNVHVFAKSESDLELLVNLVGARAIG is encoded by the coding sequence ATGGAGGGTCAAGGTTATCTAAGAGGGTCCTGTGAAACCGAGACTCCTGAGGGTCTAAGGCGGGCTTGCCAAGTAACTTTAAAGCGTGAGAAGGGTTCGTGGTTTAGACTCATTGAAGCTATACAGTTATCGAGACCTGAAGATTACTTATCCATATATCAGTCTGGATGCAACCATACGTGTCTTAAGTGTCATTCGTGGTATTTTACTCAGAGAGCAACTGGTGTATGGATGTCGACAGATAGGATAGCTGAGGTAGCTGCTGACTATATGAAGATGGTCACGGTTAAGGAGCCTAGGCATAGAGCCACGATGTGGCATGCAACTGATCTATGTAGGCACTGTGGAATGTGTGTTCTAACTGGCGAGAGGCATCCACTATGCCCAAACACCTTAAGCCCAGATCAAATAGTCTTAAGCCCTCAAGGCTGGGGGCCAGCTAGGAATATAGTTTCATTCACTGGTGGAGATATAGCTTGTAGAGCTGAGTTCTATGCTGAGGCAGCTGAGAAGATAAAGAGAGAGTGCAGTGATGTGTGGGTTCTACTCGAAACAAATGGTTACGGCTTGACTCCGAAGAACCTTGAAGTACTAGCTAGTGGAGGTGTAGACTCATTTTGGCTGGACATAAAGGCCTACGATGAGGCCATATACAGGAATCTGTGCGGGACAACTAATAAGTGGATTCTTGAAGCCCCAAAGTTGATAGTTGAGGCAGGGTTTGTCCTTGAGGTCTTAACCCTCTATATACCTGGATGGGTTGAGCTTGACCAGATAGCTAAGATAGCTAAGCTGATAGCTGACGTGGACAAGAGCATACCGTTTACGATACTAGCCTTCTTCCCAGAGTACAAGCTTAGAAACGTGAGATCTCCAACTCTCTACGAGATGATCTCCGCCTACTTCATGGCTAAGAATTGTGGATTAGAGAATGTGAAGCTGGGTAACGTGCACGTATTTGCTAAGAGTGAGAGTGACTTAGAGCTCCTAGTCAACTTGGTTGGGGCTAGAGCTATAGGGTAA
- a CDS encoding sodium/solute symporter (Members of the Solute:Sodium Symporter (SSS), TC 2.A.21 as described in tcdb.org, catalyze solute:Na+ symport. Known solutes for members of the family include sugars, amino acids, nucleosides, inositols, vitamins, urea or anions, depending on the system.): MSIVVALILLLMIVGAKGYRVSGSLSGFFLAGRGLGALLLAFSIMATYFSAASFLGGGGATYLFNLGFGSWLTAWHVIGVVLMWVLVAERLFKYASRAKIISIPDFIEHRYQSKGAKTLSAIVIMFLFTLYLTSVYKGGAIVLAMILNTSFEVGLALLVAPVLVYIAVGGLRAAALTNLILGSLMILAAILTFSYIMIAVGGPMKGLEALQNMQIMGRLSGSLWLKFDGMGPPPAMAVGMVPYLIMSTAFSISMAQLALPSLLMQFHAAKDVKVISRGRIIGPVLVAIYAFLIFSLGAFCHVVLDPKLSSAEVGSLMRDVDWVIPKTILELAPPGVRGLILAAPVAASMSTLSVTLLVLSAAIVKDVIQSIRPSTSEKKLLMLARATPIAFAVVSAALTLIQSDIIVEIVSAAFGTIFVCFLGPVTIGLYWRGATKAGSITSMTSGLIVGLLWYVLLYKKAANPVVAWVHPIVPALAISLPLFFIVSLFTKKPPKEVVDLLG, translated from the coding sequence GTGTCAATAGTTGTAGCGCTAATATTACTGTTGATGATTGTAGGGGCTAAGGGTTACAGGGTTAGTGGATCTCTAAGTGGCTTCTTCTTGGCTGGCAGGGGGCTGGGGGCATTGTTGCTGGCTTTCTCAATTATGGCTACCTACTTTAGTGCTGCCTCTTTTCTGGGTGGAGGCGGAGCAACGTATCTATTCAACTTGGGGTTCGGATCGTGGCTGACGGCCTGGCACGTGATAGGCGTAGTATTGATGTGGGTGCTAGTAGCTGAAAGGCTCTTCAAGTATGCATCTAGGGCTAAGATTATAAGCATACCCGACTTCATAGAGCATAGGTATCAGAGTAAAGGAGCAAAGACCCTATCGGCTATAGTCATAATGTTTCTGTTCACGCTATACCTAACCAGCGTGTATAAGGGTGGAGCAATAGTGTTAGCCATGATCTTAAACACGAGTTTTGAGGTGGGCTTAGCTCTACTAGTGGCACCAGTCCTAGTCTACATTGCTGTTGGAGGGCTAAGAGCTGCTGCACTCACGAACCTCATTTTAGGATCCCTAATGATACTAGCAGCTATTCTAACCTTTAGCTACATAATGATCGCGGTCGGCGGCCCGATGAAGGGTCTGGAAGCTCTGCAGAATATGCAGATAATGGGTAGACTATCGGGCTCGCTATGGTTGAAGTTTGATGGTATGGGCCCTCCACCAGCCATGGCAGTTGGAATGGTCCCGTACTTAATAATGAGTACAGCATTCTCAATAAGCATGGCCCAATTGGCACTACCTAGTCTCTTAATGCAGTTCCATGCTGCGAAGGATGTGAAGGTCATAAGTAGAGGAAGGATCATAGGGCCGGTCTTAGTAGCCATATACGCATTCCTAATCTTCTCACTTGGAGCTTTCTGCCATGTAGTTCTCGACCCGAAGTTGTCAAGTGCTGAGGTGGGGAGTCTAATGAGGGATGTCGACTGGGTTATACCTAAAACAATATTGGAGTTAGCACCTCCAGGTGTAAGAGGACTCATACTAGCTGCTCCAGTAGCTGCTTCCATGTCAACGCTCTCCGTCACCCTACTTGTGTTATCGGCAGCCATCGTTAAGGATGTGATCCAGTCAATTAGACCGAGCACTAGTGAGAAGAAGCTCTTAATGCTAGCTAGGGCAACGCCCATAGCCTTCGCCGTAGTCTCGGCAGCCTTAACCCTAATTCAAAGTGATATAATAGTTGAAATCGTTAGTGCTGCCTTCGGCACAATATTCGTGTGCTTCCTAGGTCCCGTGACCATAGGCTTATACTGGAGGGGGGCTACTAAAGCTGGCTCTATAACCTCAATGACCTCGGGGTTGATCGTAGGGCTGCTCTGGTACGTGCTCTTATACAAGAAGGCTGCTAACCCTGTCGTGGCATGGGTGCACCCAATAGTCCCTGCCTTGGCTATCTCGCTTCCACTATTCTTCATTGTTAGCTTGTTCACAAAGAAGCCTCCAAAGGAAGTTGTGGATCTGCTAGGGTGA